One stretch of Tenrec ecaudatus isolate mTenEca1 chromosome 18, mTenEca1.hap1, whole genome shotgun sequence DNA includes these proteins:
- the CCL17 gene encoding C-C motif chemokine 17, translated as MTPTMLLILAALFLGAVLQPTQAARATNVGRECCMQYIKGTIPFKKLKSWYTTSPDCPRKDIVFKTEQGRDICSNPTEKWVKKAVQYLERLVKQRRLAAQAS; from the exons ATGACTCCCACGATGCTGCTGATTCTGGCTGCCCTCTTCCTGGGGGCTGTTCTGCAGCCCACCCAAGCAG cccgggCAACCAACGTGGGGCGGGAATGCTGCATGCAGTACATTAAAGGGACCATTCCCTTCAAAAAGCTAAAGTCCTGGTACACGACCTCCCCGGACTGCCCCCGCAAGGACATCGT GTTTAAGACCGAGCAGGGCAGGGACATCTGCTCGAATCccacggagaagtgggtgaagaaggCAGTTCAGTATTTGGAAAGGCTTGTGAAGCAGCGGCGCCTTGCAGCCCAGGCTTCCTGA
- the CIAPIN1 gene encoding anamorsin isoform X2, translated as MADLGISAGQRVAVVWDASSPKEALTCLVEKLRALTGSEDLVSVENLSQLLQSAHKESSFDVILSGMVPGSTTLHSPEALAEMARILRPGGCLFLKEPVETAVVNHSKVKTASKLCSALTLSGLVELKELQREALSSEEVQSVREHLDYQSDGLLALQMAGRKPNFEVGSSHQLKLSVARNTPSGKPTVDPAAAKLWTLSANDMDDDSMDLLDSDELLDPEDLKKPDPASLRAASCGEATKRKACKNCATWAMRSAAPAAPTSGCQPSSLGTRCFSPTATSRTPRRPSGGMLRPP; from the exons ATGGCCGATTTGGGAATCTCCGCCGGCCAGCGGGTGGCTGTGGTGTGGGATGCGTCATCCCCCAAGGAAGCTCTGACGTGTCTGGTGGAAAAGCTTCGAGCGCTGACCGGCAGTGAGGACCTCGTGTCTGTGGAAAACCTCAGCCAGCTGTTGCAGT CTGCCCACAAAGAATCCAGCTTTGACGTCATCTTGTCGGGCATGGTTCCTGGAAGCACCACTCTGCACAGCCCTGAGGCCTTGGCTGAGATGGCCCGGATCCTTCGGCCTGGTGGATGCCTTTTTCTGAAAGAGCCAGTGGAGACAGCCGTGG TCAACCATAGCAAAGTAAAGACAGCATCTAAACTGTGCTCGgccctgactctttctggtctggTGGAACTAAAAGAG CTGCAGCGGGAAGCACTGAGCTCTGAGGAGGTGCAGTCTGTCCGCGAACACCTGGACTACCAGAGCGATGGCCTGCTCGCTCTTCAGATGGCCGGCAGGAAACCCAACTTTGAGGTGGGCTCTTCGCATCAGCTCAAGCTGTCCGTCGCCAGGAACACGCCCTCAG ggaagcccactgtggacccCGCGGCTGCCAAGCTCTGGACGCTCTCCGCCAACGACATGGACGATGACAGCATG GATCTCCTTGACTCGGACGAGCTGCTGGATCCGGAAGATCTGAAGAAGCCGGATCCAGCTTCCCTGCGGGCGGCTTCCTGCGGAGAAGCGACCAAGAGGAAGGCTTGTAAGAACTG TGCTACCTGGGCGATGCGTTCCGCTGCGCCAGCTGCCCCTACCTCGGGATGCCAGCCTTCAAGCCTGGGGACAAGGTGCTTCTCACCAACAGCCACCTCCAGGACGCCTAGGAGACCCAGTGGGGGGATGCTGCGGCCACCCTAG
- the CIAPIN1 gene encoding anamorsin isoform X1, translated as MADLGISAGQRVAVVWDASSPKEALTCLVEKLRALTGSEDLVSVENLSQLLQSAHKESSFDVILSGMVPGSTTLHSPEALAEMARILRPGGCLFLKEPVETAVVNHSKVKTASKLCSALTLSGLVELKELQREALSSEEVQSVREHLDYQSDGLLALQMAGRKPNFEVGSSHQLKLSVARNTPSGKPTVDPAAAKLWTLSANDMDDDSMDLLDSDELLDPEDLKKPDPASLRAASCGEATKRKACKNCTCGLAEELEKEKSKEEQKSSQPKSACGNCYLGDAFRCASCPYLGMPAFKPGDKVLLTNSHLQDA; from the exons ATGGCCGATTTGGGAATCTCCGCCGGCCAGCGGGTGGCTGTGGTGTGGGATGCGTCATCCCCCAAGGAAGCTCTGACGTGTCTGGTGGAAAAGCTTCGAGCGCTGACCGGCAGTGAGGACCTCGTGTCTGTGGAAAACCTCAGCCAGCTGTTGCAGT CTGCCCACAAAGAATCCAGCTTTGACGTCATCTTGTCGGGCATGGTTCCTGGAAGCACCACTCTGCACAGCCCTGAGGCCTTGGCTGAGATGGCCCGGATCCTTCGGCCTGGTGGATGCCTTTTTCTGAAAGAGCCAGTGGAGACAGCCGTGG TCAACCATAGCAAAGTAAAGACAGCATCTAAACTGTGCTCGgccctgactctttctggtctggTGGAACTAAAAGAG CTGCAGCGGGAAGCACTGAGCTCTGAGGAGGTGCAGTCTGTCCGCGAACACCTGGACTACCAGAGCGATGGCCTGCTCGCTCTTCAGATGGCCGGCAGGAAACCCAACTTTGAGGTGGGCTCTTCGCATCAGCTCAAGCTGTCCGTCGCCAGGAACACGCCCTCAG ggaagcccactgtggacccCGCGGCTGCCAAGCTCTGGACGCTCTCCGCCAACGACATGGACGATGACAGCATG GATCTCCTTGACTCGGACGAGCTGCTGGATCCGGAAGATCTGAAGAAGCCGGATCCAGCTTCCCTGCGGGCGGCTTCCTGCGGAGAAGCGACCAAGAGGAAGGCTTGTAAGAACTG CACATGTGGCCTTGCCGAAGAGCTGGAGAAGGAGAAGTCAAAGGAGGAGCAGAAGAGCTCCCAGCCCAAGTCAGCCTGTGGCAAC TGCTACCTGGGCGATGCGTTCCGCTGCGCCAGCTGCCCCTACCTCGGGATGCCAGCCTTCAAGCCTGGGGACAAGGTGCTTCTCACCAACAGCCACCTCCAGGACGCCTAG